The genomic interval CGCCCCCCCACATTACGCATTGACGGTAAGCTTGTGCCTATTTTGGATCAACCGACTTTAATGCCAACAGATACCGAAGGTTTGGTAATGGCAGTAATGAAGGAGATACAGAAAGATATCCTTCATAAAAATGGTGAGGTAGATTTTTCATTTATGCTGCAAGACAGCACGCGTTTTCGCGTTAATATATATAAGCAATCCGGTTTTCTTTCTGGTGCTTTTCGTTTAATTCCCGCCAAGATCCGCACACTAGAAGAATTACAATTACCACCGATTCTGCACCAATTTACTAAATACACCCAAGGTTTTTTTCTTGTTGTGGGCGCATCGGGACAGGGTAAATCAACTACACTCGCCGCTCTTATTGATGAAATCAACCATACGCGCACAGAGCATGTCATCACTATTGAAGATCCGATAGAATATCAATTTGTTCAGCATCGTTGCATTATTGATCAACGCGAAGTACATCAGGATACATTAAGCTTTGCTTCGGCGCTGCGCGCCTCTTTGCGTGAAGACCCGGATGTTATTATGGTAGGAGAAATGCGAGATCCTGAAACAATTTCCACTGCAATTACCGCAGCTGAAACGGGCCATTTGGTATTTGCAACATTGCATACCAACAACGCGGCGCAAACAATAGATCGTATAATCGACACATTTCCTCCGGGGCAACAAAGCCAAGTGAGATCACAGCTTGCGCTTACTATTCTCGGCGTACTCTCTGAGCGTCTAATTCCACG from Candidatus Spechtbacteria bacterium carries:
- a CDS encoding type IV pilus twitching motility protein PilT, giving the protein MPKSIVNYDATVKELLQIAARQEASDLHISVGRPPTLRIDGKLVPILDQPTLMPTDTEGLVMAVMKEIQKDILHKNGEVDFSFMLQDSTRFRVNIYKQSGFLSGAFRLIPAKIRTLEELQLPPILHQFTKYTQGFFLVVGASGQGKSTTLAALIDEINHTRTEHVITIEDPIEYQFVQHRCIIDQREVHQDTLSFASALRASLREDPDVIMVGEMRDPETISTAITAAETGHLVFATLHTNNAAQTIDRIIDTFPPGQQSQVRSQLALTILGVLSERLIPRIEGGRLPAVELMIANHAIRNLIREEKTFELNLVIETNVDEGMISLNRSLAELVKRGEISLEDAESYSLNVDELRMLIG